A stretch of Bombus huntii isolate Logan2020A chromosome 7, iyBomHunt1.1, whole genome shotgun sequence DNA encodes these proteins:
- the LOC126867723 gene encoding extracellular signal-regulated kinase 2 isoform X2 produces MSSKNTSEKVLEIDAHVSKHYDIVRRLGKGAYGIVWKAIDKKNKETVAVKKIFDAFRNQTDAQRTFREIMFLLSFANHDNIIRLIGLHKANNDRDIYLVFEYMETDLHNVIKKGKILKDLHKVFIMYQLFKAIKYIHSGNVIHRDLKPSNVLLNAHCHCKIADFGLARSVTQIGEGDGETASDPTLTDYVATRWYRAPEILVASKRYTKGIDMWSLGCILGEMLLGKPLFPGSSTINQVERIMATLPPPTREDLVSVSAGYGTNLLEKTPNAPRRSLKDLLPEVPEKALDLISNLIVFNPNHRLTAVEALEHPYVADFHRRSNEPERGSNVVPLLRDDVQLSVDEYRNKLYSMMDEKHRKHKNMSKSRIRRLSEHIRKETVSSSSNPVIGQGDATVRKNLTHSYQDLRKERGRSDTYEPSYLEARTQLPSRKATRHSQIDSGERITKTRSICVSVESQTQNTKNVRPTAKSVATQYTHNFVNGSLNNLTPSTTKSCLYLNQQHRQLSKSQRSIQSDQPMVATCRVGFI; encoded by the exons ATGTCGTCAAAAAATACCAGCGAGAAGGTTTTGGAGATCGATGCACACGTCAGCAAACATTATGACATCGTTCGACGTCTCGGCAAGGGG GCTTACGGCATCGTATGGAAGGCGATAGACAAGAAAAACAAGGAAACGGTAGCGGTGAAGAAGATCTTCGACGCCTTCAGAAACCAGACGGATGCGCAGCGCACATTCCGTGAGATAATGTTCCTACTATCGTTCGCCAATCACGACAACATCATACGACTGATCGGTCTTCACAAGGCGAACAACGATCGGGACATTTATCTCGTGTTCGAGTACATGG AAACCGATCTCCACAACGTGATTAAGAAGGGCAAGATCCTGAAGGACCTCCACAAGGTGTTCATCATGTATCAGCTGTTTAAGGCGATCAAATACATTCATTCGGGGAACGTGATACACAGAGACTTGAAG CCATCAAACGTTCTACTAAATGCTCACTGTCACTGCAAAATCGCTGATTTTGGATTGGCACGATCGGTCACTCAAATAGGGGAAGGAGATGGTGAAACCGCCAGTGATCCAACACTTACAGATTACGTGGCAACTCGCTGGTACCGGGCACCGGAGATACTCGTTGCTTCAAAAAG GTACACGAAGGGTATCGATATGTGGTCGTTGGGATGTATTCTTGGCGAAATGCTTCTTGGAAAACCATTGTTTCCTGGTTCATCGACGATAAATCAGGTGGAGAGAATAATGGCCACTCTCCCGCCACCTACCAGGGAAG ATCTGGTTTCGGTCAGCGCCGGATACGGTACTAATTTGTTAGAGAAGACACCAAACGCACCAAGACGTTCATTGAAGGATTTACTACCAGAGGTGCCGGAAAAGGCATTGGATCTCATTAGCAATCTGATAGTCTTCAATCCAAATCACAGACTGACAGCCGTGGAGGCTTTGGAGCACCCTTATGTGGCCGA TTTTCATAGAAGAAGCAACGAACCAGAAAGAGGCTCGAACGTGGTACCGCTACTTAGGGACGATGTACAGCTCTCTGTCGACGAATACAGGAATAAGCTTTATTCGATGATGGATGAAAAACATCGCAAACATAAGAATAT GTCTAAGTCCAGAATCAGACGATTATCGGAGCACATCAGGAAGGAAACAgttagtagtagtagtaaccCAGTCATTGGTCAAGGTGACGCGACTGTTCGTAAAAATCTTACACACTCGTATCAAGATTTACGTAAGGAGAGAGGTAGGAGCGACACGTACGAGCCTTCCTATTTAGAAG CGCGTACGCAACTACCAAGTAGAAAGGCAACACGGCATTCGCAAATTGATAGTGGTGAAAGAATTacgaaaacgagatcgatatGTGTGTCTGTCGAGTCGCAGACGCAAAACACAAAGAATGTTCGACCAACTG CTAAAAGCGTAGCAACCCAATACACACACAATTTTGTAAATGGTAGTTTGAATAACTTGACTCCAAGCACGACCAAAAGTTGCTTATATCTCAATCAACAACACCGACAATTATCCAAATCTCAGCGTTCTATACAATCGGACCAACCAATGGTG GCTACGTGTCGCGTGGGATTCATTTAG
- the LOC126867736 gene encoding death-associated protein 1, with product MSSPKEYKLKGGHPPAVKAGGMRITQHKTPKEDREIKPIKDVDESKTSSSPPKTLMISGVPAKGNADFPPEAVQLFHEKPVPTHDARPAHSSRPIIIHQPRK from the exons ATGTCAAGTCCAAAAGAGTATAAACTCAAGGGTGGACATCCTCCTGCAG TAAAAGCAGGCGGAATGAGGATCACCCAGCATAAAACACCGAAAGAAGATCGGGAAATAAAACCAATTAAAGACGTGGACGAAAGTAAAACATCGAGTAG TCCACCAAAAACTCTCATGATCAGTGGAGTTCCTGCAAAAGGAAATGCAGACTTTCCTCCAGAAGCTGTGCAACTCTTCCATGAAAAGCCTGTTCCAACTCATGATGCACGGCCAGCTCATTCTTCACGTCCAATTATTATCCACCAGCCAAGGAAATGA
- the LOC126867723 gene encoding mitogen-activated protein kinase 15 isoform X1 — protein sequence MSSKNTSEKVLEIDAHVSKHYDIVRRLGKGAYGIVWKAIDKKNKETVAVKKIFDAFRNQTDAQRTFREIMFLLSFANHDNIIRLIGLHKANNDRDIYLVFEYMETDLHNVIKKGKILKDLHKVFIMYQLFKAIKYIHSGNVIHRDLKPSNVLLNAHCHCKIADFGLARSVTQIGEGDGETASDPTLTDYVATRWYRAPEILVASKRYTKGIDMWSLGCILGEMLLGKPLFPGSSTINQVERIMATLPPPTREDLVSVSAGYGTNLLEKTPNAPRRSLKDLLPEVPEKALDLISNLIVFNPNHRLTAVEALEHPYVADFHRRSNEPERGSNVVPLLRDDVQLSVDEYRNKLYSMMDEKHRKHKNMSKSRIRRLSEHIRKETVSSSSNPVIGQGDATVRKNLTHSYQDLRKERGRSDTYEPSYLEARTQLPSRKATRHSQIDSGERITKTRSICVSVESQTQNTKNVRPTAKSVATQYTHNFVNGSLNNLTPSTTKSCLYLNQQHRQLSKSQRSIQSDQPMVCAPGRRPNQIVTGNRDKLRRNCKQIRTTSRPTSDVNWREEDRQKTTFDHDNLKTLQTKYFARTPDNATSYYLRSSSSNNKNASSSESLYNSCYPTVKNLAIRNYLNQTVPLRVEEQSPSRPCRTKTNTDYRILRSNANNIEKLHQSTNYLTSGNNRSRNAAPNGCHVVGTQLKHVADGSTNNEKKKNSPFLDNYSQSHGIITASMYKDLRNGTIRW from the exons ATGTCGTCAAAAAATACCAGCGAGAAGGTTTTGGAGATCGATGCACACGTCAGCAAACATTATGACATCGTTCGACGTCTCGGCAAGGGG GCTTACGGCATCGTATGGAAGGCGATAGACAAGAAAAACAAGGAAACGGTAGCGGTGAAGAAGATCTTCGACGCCTTCAGAAACCAGACGGATGCGCAGCGCACATTCCGTGAGATAATGTTCCTACTATCGTTCGCCAATCACGACAACATCATACGACTGATCGGTCTTCACAAGGCGAACAACGATCGGGACATTTATCTCGTGTTCGAGTACATGG AAACCGATCTCCACAACGTGATTAAGAAGGGCAAGATCCTGAAGGACCTCCACAAGGTGTTCATCATGTATCAGCTGTTTAAGGCGATCAAATACATTCATTCGGGGAACGTGATACACAGAGACTTGAAG CCATCAAACGTTCTACTAAATGCTCACTGTCACTGCAAAATCGCTGATTTTGGATTGGCACGATCGGTCACTCAAATAGGGGAAGGAGATGGTGAAACCGCCAGTGATCCAACACTTACAGATTACGTGGCAACTCGCTGGTACCGGGCACCGGAGATACTCGTTGCTTCAAAAAG GTACACGAAGGGTATCGATATGTGGTCGTTGGGATGTATTCTTGGCGAAATGCTTCTTGGAAAACCATTGTTTCCTGGTTCATCGACGATAAATCAGGTGGAGAGAATAATGGCCACTCTCCCGCCACCTACCAGGGAAG ATCTGGTTTCGGTCAGCGCCGGATACGGTACTAATTTGTTAGAGAAGACACCAAACGCACCAAGACGTTCATTGAAGGATTTACTACCAGAGGTGCCGGAAAAGGCATTGGATCTCATTAGCAATCTGATAGTCTTCAATCCAAATCACAGACTGACAGCCGTGGAGGCTTTGGAGCACCCTTATGTGGCCGA TTTTCATAGAAGAAGCAACGAACCAGAAAGAGGCTCGAACGTGGTACCGCTACTTAGGGACGATGTACAGCTCTCTGTCGACGAATACAGGAATAAGCTTTATTCGATGATGGATGAAAAACATCGCAAACATAAGAATAT GTCTAAGTCCAGAATCAGACGATTATCGGAGCACATCAGGAAGGAAACAgttagtagtagtagtaaccCAGTCATTGGTCAAGGTGACGCGACTGTTCGTAAAAATCTTACACACTCGTATCAAGATTTACGTAAGGAGAGAGGTAGGAGCGACACGTACGAGCCTTCCTATTTAGAAG CGCGTACGCAACTACCAAGTAGAAAGGCAACACGGCATTCGCAAATTGATAGTGGTGAAAGAATTacgaaaacgagatcgatatGTGTGTCTGTCGAGTCGCAGACGCAAAACACAAAGAATGTTCGACCAACTG CTAAAAGCGTAGCAACCCAATACACACACAATTTTGTAAATGGTAGTTTGAATAACTTGACTCCAAGCACGACCAAAAGTTGCTTATATCTCAATCAACAACACCGACAATTATCCAAATCTCAGCGTTCTATACAATCGGACCAACCAATGGTG TGTGCACCTGGAAGAAGACCAAATCAAATAGTAACTGGTAACCGTGACAAACTGCGAAGAAATTGCAAACAGATTCGTACGACGAGCCGACCCACGTCAGATGTGAATTGGCGGGAAGAAGATCGGCAGAAGACTACGTTCGATCACGACAATCTTAAGACCCTTCAGACGAAATACTTCGCGAGAACGCCCGATAACGCGACTTCTTATTACCTTAGATCCAGCAGCAGTAATAACAAGAATGCCAGTAGCTCCGAATCTTTGTACAATTCGTGTTATCCCACCGTGAAGAATCTAGCTATCCGAAACTATCTGAATCAAACGGTACCATTACGAGTGGAAGAGCAATCCCCGTCGCGCCCCTGTCGAACAAAAACCAATACGGATTATCGGATCCTTCGAAGTAACGCTAACAATATCGAGAAACTGCATCAGTCTACTAATTATCTTACGAGTGGTAACAATCGATCGAGGAACGCGGCTCCGAATGGATGCCACGTCGTAGGGACACAGTTGAAACATGTCGCCGATGGAAGTACGAAtaatgaaaagaagaagaactCGCCTTTTTTAGATAATTATAGCCAAAGTCACGGTATAATAACCGCATCTATGTACAAAGATCTACGAAATGGGACTATAAGATGGTAA
- the LOC126867732 gene encoding proteasome subunit beta type-5: MALAEVCGLNSFVDFNVSREEDNYSRQVEKYSGNFINNVQLAVPPYINPAEKLAQLAEGTDEAGKHLKIKFDHGTTTLGFQYRGGIVLAVDSRATGGQFIGSSTMKKIVEINDYLLGTLAGGAADCVYWDRVLAKQCRTYELRNRERISIAAASKLLSNMIYNYKGMGLSIGMMLAGWDKRGPSLYYVDSEGARTPGKVFSVGSGSIYAFGALDSGYRWDLTDEEAYELGRRSIYHATHRDAYSGGIVRVYHMKPTGWVHISDEDCKDLHYMYQDQKQGGLN; this comes from the exons ATGGCGCTTGCTGAAGTTTGCGGTCTGAATTCGTTTGTTGACTTTAATGTCTCGCGCGAAGAAGATAACTATTCGCGACAAGTTGAGAAATATAGTGGAAATTTTATCAACAATGTACAACTAGCAGTACCACCATATATAAAT CCAGCAGAAAAATTGGCACAACTTGCAGAAGGAACCGATGAAGCAGGGAAACATTTGAAGATTAAATTTGATCATGGAACTACTACACTGGGTTTTCAATATAGAGGTGGAATTGTTCTTGCTGTTGACTCACGAGCAACAGGAGGCCAATTTATTG GTTCATCCACCATGAAGAAAATCGTTGAAATCAATGATTATCTCCTTGGAACTTTAGCTGGTGGTGCTGCGGATTGTGTTTATTGGGATAGAGTCCTAGCAAAACAATGTCGTACATATGAATTACGGAATAGAGAACGTATTTCCATTGCTGCTGCTAGCAAACTTCTATcaaatatgatatataattacaaaggAATGGGATTAAGTATAG GTATGATGCTTGCTGGATGGGACAAAAGAGGACCTAGCTTGTACTATGTTGATTCAGAAGGTGCTCGTACACCAGGAAAGGTTTTCAGTGTAGGATCGGGTTCTATTTATGCATTTGGTGCACTAGATTCTGGCTATCGCTGGGACTTGACCGACGAAGAGGCTTATGAACTTGGCAGAAGATCAATTTACCATGCCACTCATAGAGATGCTTACTCTGGTGGTATAGTAAGAG TGTATCACATGAAGCCAACTGGTTGGGTGCATATTTCTGATGAAGATTGTAAAGACCTTCACTACATGTACCAAGATCAGAAACAAGGAGGACTTAATTAA